Proteins from a single region of Anthonomus grandis grandis chromosome 10, icAntGran1.3, whole genome shotgun sequence:
- the LOC126741620 gene encoding mediator of RNA polymerase II transcription subunit 25-like isoform X1, which translates to MVVCPPEHCLQADVVFLIEATAVNGAYISDIKTNYIIPSLEYFNQGSIDDTVLASENSSSFYGIVTYQAADCLPNLATDTFGPFTSPSKVLASIDRLELIGGKGESHGNIAEGLATALCCFEELQPKRDPNIVVQKHLILICNSPPYMMPVLECQMYSGKNCEQLASILLEKSINLTVISPRKIPPLYKLFEKAGGDLSSSQTKNYAKDPRHLVLLKGYSLKERPVSPPPGSVNNQAQPVSCMPVASMPSPLPGNDSPIHANTQLGTPQNPNMIGNNSPTVSSGMGQSPAYRSPNHPQVGRIMQPNQMGPMGPMGLPMPAPPGYHAATAGVRPGWQMPPPTQQPRPYMPQVNSSQPQVNTTSGGSALIAQLNQPPSIATGGVNVNQFGQINANSPINKILNPQQNIQPSMGQNPGQLPTSMPQVSQNNPVITSQAQSSQPPSQQMGARERHTIWHGVLEWIEKPKNPTDQQKVTKHVPCQVSSTCKDGEPEMKADGWPQKLIMQLMPKQLIGNIGGSYLKNSKSVLFHPSQCEALESLTRVMNSGFAGCVHFTSNPNPAACDIKVLILLYTNDKKAYLGFIPNDQGAFVDRLRKVIQQQKSTQMRQGGNGQPMNPGQPGSQLPMGTMGTAGNNPVTSQQNAQQGMMISQTNTMSMGGGQITQNLNPQGQAGSSLGPPSAAMGQQGQPINQSGQSLNQPGGNIGQPGQPGNTMGQIGQPGNPIGQPGGMMGQNVGQQGSQNQPNMQPGMMGQPVQRAPFENQLQVERQQNLEKINKLKQTLEAAQQQEQQYKTQLERISHMKTSHLQEALQAAQHTEMQYAKILEQRMAAQGNPQVPQPNNPQQQRMIRPVMTNNPGLRHLLQQQPQYRQQILNSMQQQLGNNGRGQMGQQSMSNAQGGQPNQFDDVSNFDFNMM; encoded by the exons ATGGTCGTGTGCCCCCCGGAGCATTGCCTGCAAGCCGACGTGGTCTTCCTTATCGAAGCCACCGCAGTAAATGGGGCCTACATTTCTGACATAAAAACTAACTATATTATTCCTTCCTTAGA atattttaaCCAAGGTAGCATAGATGACACAGTTCTAGCCTCGGAGAATTCAAGTTCTTTTTATGGCATTGTTACTTATCAAGCCGCTGACTGTCTACCCAATTTGGCTACAGACACTTTTGGGCCATTTACTAGTCCGTCGAAAGTTTTGGCTTCAATCGATAGATTAGA gcttaTTGGTGGCAAAGGTGAATCTCATGGTAACATAGCAGAAGGCTTGGCGACAGCTTTGTGTTGCTTCGAGGAGCTCCAACCAAAAAGGGACCCAAATATTGTTGTACAGAaacatttgattttaatttgcaaCTCTCCTCCTTACATGATGCCTGTATTGGAATGCCAGATGTATTCAGGAAAGAATTGTGAGCAATTGGCTTCGATTTTGCTGGAA aaaagtaTTAATCTGACAGTGATATCACCGAGAAAAATCCCccctttatataaattatttgaaaaggCTGGAGGAGATTTGTCATCTTCACAAACGAAAAATTACGCCAAAGACCCAAGACatttagtattattaaaagGCTACAG TCTAAAAGAAAGACCAGTGAGCCCACCTCCTGGAAGTGTTAATAATCAGGCACAGCCAGTATCATGTATGCCGGTAGCTTCAATGCCCAGTCCGCTACCTGGCAATGATAGTCCCATACATGCCAACACCCAACTAGGAACCCCACAGAATCCGAATATGATTGGAAATAACTCTCCTACAGTTTCCAGTGGCATGGGTCAGAGTCCCGCTTATAGGTCACCAAATCATCCacaag TGGGAAGAATCATGCAGCCTAATCAAATGGGTCCCATGGGCCCCATGGGACTCCCAATGCCCGCTCCACCCGGTTACCATGCCGCCACAG cTGGTGTAAGACCCGGTTGGCAAATGCCGCCCCCGACCCAACAGCCGCGCCCCTACATGCCCCAAGTGAATTCCAGTCAGCCCCAAGTGAATACAACAAGCGGAGGTAGTGCCCTAATAGCCCAACTGAACCAACCGCCCTCCATAGCTACCGGTGGGGTTAATGTCAATCAATTCGGGCAAA TCAACGCAAACTCGCCAATCAACAAAATCCTAAACCCCCAGCAGAACATTCAGCCCTCGATGGGCCAAAACCCGGGTCAGTTGCCCACCTCGATGCCCCAAGTGTCGCAGAACAATCCGGTGATTACTTCGCAAGCCCAG agtTCACAACCACCCTCGCAACAAATGGGAGCGAGAGAGAGACACACCATATGGCACGGCGTGTTGGAATGGATCGAAAAACCGAAAAATCCCACCGATCAACAGAAAGTCACTAAACACGTTCCCTGTCAGGTCTCTTCTACATGTAAAGACGGTGAACCCGAAAT GAAGGCAGACGGTTGGCCACAGAAACTGATAATGCAGCTGATGCCCAAACAGCTGATCGGCAACATTGGCGgttcttacttaaaaaattcgaAATCGGTGCTGTTTCATCCCTCGCAGTGTGAAGCCTTGGAATCGTTGACGAGGGTCATGAATTCCGGATTC GCTGGTTGTGTCCATTTCACTAGTAACCCAAACCCCGCAGCCTGCGACATAAAAGTCTTAATCCTGCTTTACACAAACGACAAAAAAGCGTATTTGGGCTTCATACCGAACGATCAAGGGGCGTTCGTCGATCGTCTACGTAAAGTGATCCAGCAACAAAAATCCACCCAAATGAGACAG GGTGGCAATGGTCAGCCAATGAACCCCGGCCAACCGGGATCCCAACTACCCATGGGAACGATGGGCACCGCCGGTAATAATCCGGTGACGTCACAGCAAAACGCCCAGCAAGGCATGATGATATCGCAAACCAATACGATGTCAATGGGGGGCGGACAGATCACGCAAAATTTAAATCCCCAAG GTCAAGCGGGTTCCAGTTTAGGACCCCCGAGTGCCGCCATGGGACAACAGGGACAACCAATCAACCAGTCCGGTCAGTCTCTTAATCAACCGGGTGGCAATATCGGGCAACCGGGTCAACCGGGTAATACGATGGGTCAAATCGGGCAACCGGGGAATCCGATCGGACAACCGGGCGGCATGATGGGGCAAAATGTGGGGCAACAAGGTA GCCAAAATCAACCGAACATGCAACCGGGAATGATGGGACAGCCGGTGCAGAGGGCCCCGTTCGAGAATCAACTGCAAGTCGAAAGACAACAAAACCTGGAAAAAATCAACAAGTTAAAGCAGACTTTGGAGGCGGCCCAGCAGCAGGAGCAACAATACAAAACCCAGTTGGAGAGGATCAGTCATATGAAGACCTCGCACTTGCAGGAAGCTTTGCAGGCCGCTCAGCATACGGAAATGCAGTATGCGAAGATTTTAGAG CAACGCATGGCGGCCCAAGGTAACCCACAAGTGCCCCAACCGAACAATCCGCAACAACAACGAATGATCAGACCGGTAATGACCAACAATCCCGGACTAAGACATCTCCTGCAACAA CAACCGCAGTATAGGCAACAGATACTAAACAGCATGCAACAACAGTTGGGTAATAACGGCAGAGGGCAAATGGGTCAACAATCAATGTCCAACGCCCAAGGGGGGCAGCCCAATCAATTCGACGACGTgtctaattttgattttaatatgaTGTAA
- the LOC126741620 gene encoding mediator of RNA polymerase II transcription subunit 25-like isoform X2: MVVCPPEHCLQADVVFLIEATAVNGAYISDIKTNYIIPSLEYFNQGSIDDTVLASENSSSFYGIVTYQAADCLPNLATDTFGPFTSPSKVLASIDRLELIGGKGESHGNIAEGLATALCCFEELQPKRDPNIVVQKHLILICNSPPYMMPVLECQMYSGKNCEQLASILLEKSINLTVISPRKIPPLYKLFEKAGGDLSSSQTKNYAKDPRHLVLLKGYSLKERPVSPPPGSVNNQAQPVSCMPVASMPSPLPGNDSPIHANTQLGTPQNPNMIGNNSPTVSSGMGQSPAYRSPNHPQVGRIMQPNQMGPMGPMGLPMPAPPGYHAATAGVRPGWQMPPPTQQPRPYMPQVNSSQPQVNTTSGGSALIAQLNQPPSIATGGVNVNQFGQINANSPINKILNPQQNIQPSMGQNPGQLPTSMPQVSQNNPVITSQAQSSQPPSQQMGARERHTIWHGVLEWIEKPKNPTDQQKVTKHVPCQVSSTCKDGEPEMKADGWPQKLIMQLMPKQLIGNIGGSYLKNSKSVLFHPSQCEALESLTRVMNSGFAGCVHFTSNPNPAACDIKVLILLYTNDKKAYLGFIPNDQGAFVDRLRKVIQQQKSTQMRQGGNGQPMNPGQPGSQLPMGTMGTAGNNPVTSQQNAQQGMMISQTNTMSMGGGQITQNLNPQGQAGSSLGPPSAAMGQQGQPINQSGQSLNQPGGNIGQPGQPGNTMGQIGQPGNPIGQPGGMMGQNVGQQGQNQPNMQPGMMGQPVQRAPFENQLQVERQQNLEKINKLKQTLEAAQQQEQQYKTQLERISHMKTSHLQEALQAAQHTEMQYAKILEQRMAAQGNPQVPQPNNPQQQRMIRPVMTNNPGLRHLLQQQPQYRQQILNSMQQQLGNNGRGQMGQQSMSNAQGGQPNQFDDVSNFDFNMM; the protein is encoded by the exons ATGGTCGTGTGCCCCCCGGAGCATTGCCTGCAAGCCGACGTGGTCTTCCTTATCGAAGCCACCGCAGTAAATGGGGCCTACATTTCTGACATAAAAACTAACTATATTATTCCTTCCTTAGA atattttaaCCAAGGTAGCATAGATGACACAGTTCTAGCCTCGGAGAATTCAAGTTCTTTTTATGGCATTGTTACTTATCAAGCCGCTGACTGTCTACCCAATTTGGCTACAGACACTTTTGGGCCATTTACTAGTCCGTCGAAAGTTTTGGCTTCAATCGATAGATTAGA gcttaTTGGTGGCAAAGGTGAATCTCATGGTAACATAGCAGAAGGCTTGGCGACAGCTTTGTGTTGCTTCGAGGAGCTCCAACCAAAAAGGGACCCAAATATTGTTGTACAGAaacatttgattttaatttgcaaCTCTCCTCCTTACATGATGCCTGTATTGGAATGCCAGATGTATTCAGGAAAGAATTGTGAGCAATTGGCTTCGATTTTGCTGGAA aaaagtaTTAATCTGACAGTGATATCACCGAGAAAAATCCCccctttatataaattatttgaaaaggCTGGAGGAGATTTGTCATCTTCACAAACGAAAAATTACGCCAAAGACCCAAGACatttagtattattaaaagGCTACAG TCTAAAAGAAAGACCAGTGAGCCCACCTCCTGGAAGTGTTAATAATCAGGCACAGCCAGTATCATGTATGCCGGTAGCTTCAATGCCCAGTCCGCTACCTGGCAATGATAGTCCCATACATGCCAACACCCAACTAGGAACCCCACAGAATCCGAATATGATTGGAAATAACTCTCCTACAGTTTCCAGTGGCATGGGTCAGAGTCCCGCTTATAGGTCACCAAATCATCCacaag TGGGAAGAATCATGCAGCCTAATCAAATGGGTCCCATGGGCCCCATGGGACTCCCAATGCCCGCTCCACCCGGTTACCATGCCGCCACAG cTGGTGTAAGACCCGGTTGGCAAATGCCGCCCCCGACCCAACAGCCGCGCCCCTACATGCCCCAAGTGAATTCCAGTCAGCCCCAAGTGAATACAACAAGCGGAGGTAGTGCCCTAATAGCCCAACTGAACCAACCGCCCTCCATAGCTACCGGTGGGGTTAATGTCAATCAATTCGGGCAAA TCAACGCAAACTCGCCAATCAACAAAATCCTAAACCCCCAGCAGAACATTCAGCCCTCGATGGGCCAAAACCCGGGTCAGTTGCCCACCTCGATGCCCCAAGTGTCGCAGAACAATCCGGTGATTACTTCGCAAGCCCAG agtTCACAACCACCCTCGCAACAAATGGGAGCGAGAGAGAGACACACCATATGGCACGGCGTGTTGGAATGGATCGAAAAACCGAAAAATCCCACCGATCAACAGAAAGTCACTAAACACGTTCCCTGTCAGGTCTCTTCTACATGTAAAGACGGTGAACCCGAAAT GAAGGCAGACGGTTGGCCACAGAAACTGATAATGCAGCTGATGCCCAAACAGCTGATCGGCAACATTGGCGgttcttacttaaaaaattcgaAATCGGTGCTGTTTCATCCCTCGCAGTGTGAAGCCTTGGAATCGTTGACGAGGGTCATGAATTCCGGATTC GCTGGTTGTGTCCATTTCACTAGTAACCCAAACCCCGCAGCCTGCGACATAAAAGTCTTAATCCTGCTTTACACAAACGACAAAAAAGCGTATTTGGGCTTCATACCGAACGATCAAGGGGCGTTCGTCGATCGTCTACGTAAAGTGATCCAGCAACAAAAATCCACCCAAATGAGACAG GGTGGCAATGGTCAGCCAATGAACCCCGGCCAACCGGGATCCCAACTACCCATGGGAACGATGGGCACCGCCGGTAATAATCCGGTGACGTCACAGCAAAACGCCCAGCAAGGCATGATGATATCGCAAACCAATACGATGTCAATGGGGGGCGGACAGATCACGCAAAATTTAAATCCCCAAG GTCAAGCGGGTTCCAGTTTAGGACCCCCGAGTGCCGCCATGGGACAACAGGGACAACCAATCAACCAGTCCGGTCAGTCTCTTAATCAACCGGGTGGCAATATCGGGCAACCGGGTCAACCGGGTAATACGATGGGTCAAATCGGGCAACCGGGGAATCCGATCGGACAACCGGGCGGCATGATGGGGCAAAATGTGGGGCAACAAG GCCAAAATCAACCGAACATGCAACCGGGAATGATGGGACAGCCGGTGCAGAGGGCCCCGTTCGAGAATCAACTGCAAGTCGAAAGACAACAAAACCTGGAAAAAATCAACAAGTTAAAGCAGACTTTGGAGGCGGCCCAGCAGCAGGAGCAACAATACAAAACCCAGTTGGAGAGGATCAGTCATATGAAGACCTCGCACTTGCAGGAAGCTTTGCAGGCCGCTCAGCATACGGAAATGCAGTATGCGAAGATTTTAGAG CAACGCATGGCGGCCCAAGGTAACCCACAAGTGCCCCAACCGAACAATCCGCAACAACAACGAATGATCAGACCGGTAATGACCAACAATCCCGGACTAAGACATCTCCTGCAACAA CAACCGCAGTATAGGCAACAGATACTAAACAGCATGCAACAACAGTTGGGTAATAACGGCAGAGGGCAAATGGGTCAACAATCAATGTCCAACGCCCAAGGGGGGCAGCCCAATCAATTCGACGACGTgtctaattttgattttaatatgaTGTAA
- the LOC126741623 gene encoding interaptin-like, whose translation MSFSKAKIIRFNDTPNSSLTKGKALEKARKHGNRSCSPTNSENGSVKSVPSNFKTPTLPKKTKTVTSATKTMTPNDLFNNDLKALKEKSAECENKTVYIHKLSEELDKLKLEIDSLKKDKETLAREHQNEMQNLECEMLELMSKLQKLSEESIVKEKEAEEVLRKEVEGLKKSHEYKVGQVVLDYEIKLKDLRETNEKDVKEKLEKLEQHWNEKLENKEAESAAILKECQEISEYSIIQCELEKKEIQKLLDKERMSGETLKIKYDKLLESKQELEASWETKLQEMNDKIEKLTGIIKEKDEVLAKLQVEVKAYQVTISSSQVTIEVLKRRLIDSDRDVEQLKLELSKCEAKLLDYESKHFHLTEQLKESQQCVEDLEFQFNSSCALSQGSINKIKEKLIDQVDDLKEQVKDYSKKIDTEARLKNEIMQQLNDNMETMKKINSELKKAEEAMDILSEENDLLKEEVEAKDKIIEVLRQTLKEKEEINKELNDKFLFYKDVMEEYEQEASESSQTRKKYIEISGKYDSLLQDFETVEMENRRYKSEMESVTRKLEHLLTVQEQFEKVKKDKDILESENLFYKTKLEEQKLKKHYKLATKDKENIGSPNRSIVESPNRGSPFRERN comes from the exons atgtcCTTTAGCAAAGCGAAAATTATAAGATTTAACGACACAC CCAACAGCAGCCTCACTAAAGGCAAAGCCCTGGAAAAGGCCAGGAAACATGGAAATCGTAGCTGCAGCCCCACAAACTCTGAGAATGGCTCAGTTAAAAGTGTACCCAGCAACTTTAAGACT CCAACTTTACCAAAGAAAACCAAAACAGTCACATCAGCGACAAAAACTATGACCCCAAACGACTTATTCAATAATGATCTCAaagctttaaaagaaaaaagtgcagAATGTGAAAACAAGACTGTATACATTCACAAGCTGTCCGAGGAGCTGGACAAGTTGAAACTTGAAATTGACAGTTTAAAAAAGGACAAAGAGACACTGGCCAGAGAGCATCAAAACGAGATGCAAAACTTGGAGTGCGAAATGCTGGAGTTAATGTCCAAATTGCAAAAACTCTCTGAAGAGTCTATAGTAAAGGAAAAAGAAGCCGAGGAGGTACTGCGGAAAGAAGTGGAAGGCCTGAAGAAGTCCCATGAGTATAAAGTCGGCCAGGTGGTCTTGGACTATGAAATTAAACTGAAGGACTTGAGGGAGACTAATGAGAAGGATGTAAAAGAGAAATTGGAAAAGCTCGAACAACATTGGAATGAAAAA CTGGAAAACAAGGAAGCAGAATCCGCGGCCATTCTCAAAGAATGCCAAGAGATCAGCGAATACAGCATAATCCAATGTGAACTGGAAAAAAAAGAGATTCAAAAGTTATTAGACAAAGAAAGAATGTCTGGTgagaccttaaaaataaaatatgacaaattattggAAAGCAAACAGGAGCTAGAAGCCAGTTGGGAAACCAAGCTACAAGAAATGAAcgataaaattgaaaaactgaCTGGTATCATTAAGGAAAAGGATGAAGTATTGGCCAAACTGCAGGTGGAAGTGAAAGCCTATCAAGTGACCATCAGCAGTTCTCAAGTCACAATCGAAGTGCTGAAGAGGAGATTGATCGATTCCGATAGAGATGTGGAACAATTGAAACTGGAACTTTCTAA GTGTGAAGCTAAACTTTTAGACTATGAGAGTAAGCACTTCCACTTGACCGAGCAGCTAAAAGAGTCCCAACAATGCGTGGAAGACCTGGAATTCCAGTTTAATTCCAGTTGTGCCCTAAGCCAGGGCtctatcaataaaattaaagaaaaactcatTGACCAAGTGGATGATCTTAAGGAGCAAGTGAAAGACTATTCCAAAAAG ATAGACACCGAGGCCCGCCTAAAGAACGAAATAATGCAGCAACTGAACGACAACATGGAAACGATGAAGAAAATCAACAGTGAACTAAAAAAAGCGGAAGAGGCCATGGATATTTTAAGCGAAGAGAACGACTTGCTAAAAGAGGAAGTGGAAGCCAAAGATAAAATCATCGAAGTGCTGAGACAAACGTTAAAGGAAAAGGAAGAAATCAACAAGGAACTAAAcgataaatttctattttacaAAGACGTTATGGAGGAGTACGAACAAGAGGCCTCGGAAAGTTCGCAAACCCGGAAGAAGTACATAGAAATCAGTGGCAAGTACGACTCTTTGCTGCAGGATTTCGAAACGGTGGAAATGGAAAATAGACGGTACAAGAGCGAGATGGAGAGCGTGACGAGGAAGCTGGAGCATCTGCTGACCGTGCAGGAGCAGTTCGAGAAGGTTAAGAAGGACAAAGATATTTTAGAGAGCgagaatttgttttataaaacgAAG ttggaggaacaaaaactgaaaaaacacTACAAACTGGCGACAAAAGACAAGGAAAATATCGGCAGTCCGAACCGTTCTATTGTAGAGAGCCCCAATCGGGGCTCCCCCTTCCGTGAGCGAAACTAA